acactgCAATATAAgggaagcaaaaaaaaatagccTTACAATACGatgaaatttaaatacaaaaaattcgcATTGAATAGTATTTTAATAACTACATCAaaggaaaacaaagatgAAGCCAAGTAATGGCAAATTATGCACTGAAAAGTATAAATGGACCCATTACGACcgaaatttcatttactgTCTGCGACGGAAACGCTCTTGAGGGGCAGGAGCAAGCACACGGACGGGAATTTGATCGTAGCCAAGAGACTTAAGCATGTCCTTGGTGTCTTGGTCAACGTTAACACGATCGACCTCAAGCTCAGAAACTTCAGGAACGTATTGATCCTTGCGTTCACGCTCCTCTTCTTGAAGCTTGAAGGAGATACCACGAACGGGACCACGTTGAATACGTTTCATTAAGTGAGTCGTGTAACCGGCAATTTTATTACGAAGACGCTTAGAGGCGATGATAGCGACTTCGTCAACAATTCTCTTGTTGGTTTGGAAATCAAGAGTGAGACGAGggtaatatttttcaattaccACACGGGAAGCTCTCTTGGTAGTTTTGGTACGTACACGACCCTAGAGGAATGTTAGTTAtgcac
This region of Schizosaccharomyces pombe strain 972h- genome assembly, chromosome: II genomic DNA includes:
- the rps1701 gene encoding 40S ribosomal protein eS17 encodes the protein MGRVRTKTTKRASRVVIEKYYPRLTLDFQTNKRIVDEVAIIASKRLRNKIAGYTTHLMKRIQRGPVRGISFKLQEEERERKDQYVPEVSELEVDRVNVDQDTKDMLKSLGYDQIPVRVLAPAPQERFRRRQ